In Saccharomyces cerevisiae S288C chromosome VIII, complete sequence, a genomic segment contains:
- the RPS27B gene encoding 40S ribosomal protein eS27 RPS27B (Protein component of the small (40S) ribosomal subunit; homologous to mammalian ribosomal protein S27, no bacterial homolog; RPS27B has a paralog, RPS27A, that arose from the whole genome duplication) yields MVLVQDLLHPTAASEARKHKLKTLVQGPRSYFLDVKCPGCLNITTVFSHAQTAVTCESCSTVLCTPTGGKAKLSEGTSFRRK; encoded by the exons ATG GTTTTAGTTCAAGATTTGTTGCACCCAACTGCTGCTTCTGAAGCCAGAAAGCACAAGTTAAAGACTTTGGTTCAAGGCCCAAGATCCTACTTCTTGGATGTCAAATGCCCAGGTTGTTTGAACATCACCACTGTTTTTTCTCATGCTCAAACTGCTGTCACTTGTGAATCATGCTCTACTGTCTTATGTACTCCAACCGGTGGTAAGGCCAAATTATCTGAAGGTACTTCTTTCAGAAGAAAGTAA
- the ECM12 gene encoding Ecm12p (hypothetical protein; may contribute to cell wall biosynthesis, mutants display zymolyase hypersensitivity): MNRSFHFLIKYIYIHVLLVFYFHIKQQAIMPFFIFFFSSFDGLSFDLRVVAFLAKHVFVGVCSPFFVVGFFGSSRVVVTEWLSKLVLPPPPVSITQVFSLSRKRGEFSSGYILIINPYKSFLRSLLDFSIFNNTAKNKSSTFTLNLEDVSK; encoded by the coding sequence ATGAACAGATCTTTTCACTTTCTAATAAagtacatatatatacatgttcttcttgttttttattttcacaTTAAGCAGCAGGCTATTatgcctttttttatttttttcttttcatcattcGACGGACTTTCATTTGACCTTCGAGTGGTAGCGTTTTTAGCCAAGCACGTTTTCGTTGGCGTTTGTTCACCCTTTTTTGTTGTAGGTTTTTTTGGTTCATCTAGAGTAGTTGTTACTGAATGGCTTTCGAAGCTTGTATTACCTCCTCCTCCAGTTTCAATAACACAGGTCTTCTCTTTGTCACGTAAGAGAGGCGAATTCTCCAGCGGATACATCTTGATTATAAACCCTTACAAAAGTTTCCTGCGATCACttttagatttttcaattttcaataatacTGCCAAGAACAAATCTTCAACATTTACATTGAACTTGGAGGATGTCTCAAAATAG
- a CDS encoding uncharacterized protein (hypothetical protein; YHR022C is not an essential gene) yields MSVRLSYGASLASIPRCFDLKSSKITVMGDDHSGKTSLVRSWLGSSFQISDANRYRVSDLYHKTIQFDTLVKYYRTFGVKGQLPNYAGFKAKNSGTIYESCGNFLEERLINANKSTAQRRTSIDVQVFDTNQMEVSYLSELTTLQIRQSDAIILCFDSTNDSSLASLESYICIIHHVRLECELDIPIIIACTKCDLDSERTITHEKVLTFIQELGFSPGNLDYFETSSKFNVNVEDLFLAVLLKIEKSKSDRRKLL; encoded by the coding sequence ATGAGTGTTCGCTTATCATACGGCGCAAGCCTTGCGTCAATCCCAAGATGTTTCGACTTGAAATCTTCGAAGATTACTGTAATGGGGGATGATCATTCTGGAAAAACTTCTCTGGTTCGCAGTTGGCTAGGTAGTTCATTTCAAATATCAGATGCTAATCGTTATAGGGTTTCGGACCTCTACCACAAGACAATCCAATTTGATACTTTGGTAAAATACTATCGTACCTTTGGCGTAAAAGGACAGTTGCCGAATTATGCGGGTTTCAAAGCTAAAAACTCTGGCACAATTTATGAAAGTTGTGGCAATTTCCTAGAAGAGCGCCTGATCAATGCCAATAAATCGACTGCTCAAAGACGCACCAGTATTGATGTTCAAGTTTTTGATACCAATCAAATGGAGGTTTCGTACCTTTCGGAGCTAACTACTCTTCAAATTAGGCAGTCTGATGCAATTATATTATGTTTCGATTCTACTAATGACAGCTCTCTTGCCAGCTTAGAGTCTTATATTTGTATTATTCACCACGTACGTTTGGAATGTGAATTGGATATTCCAATTATTATAGCGTGTACGAAATGTGATCTTGATTCGGAAAGAACAATTACTCATGAAAAGGTTTTAACATTTATCCAAGAGCTGGGTTTCTCGCCAGGCAATTTAGACTATTTTGAGACATCCTCCAAGTTCAATGTAAATGTTGAAGATTTGTTCTTGGCAgtattattgaaaattgaaaaatctaaaaGTGATCGCAGGAAACTTTTGTAA
- a CDS encoding uncharacterized protein (hypothetical protein; identified by gene-trapping, microarray-based expression analysis, and genome-wide homology searching) has product MKIKFSRGARFSATFSFDKYPFLLYEVVR; this is encoded by the coding sequence ATGAAAATCAAATTCTCAAGAGGGGCTCGATTTTCAGCgaccttttcttttgataaGTACCCTTTCTTGCTATACGAGGTGGTCCGATAA